One Aquila chrysaetos chrysaetos chromosome 22, bAquChr1.4, whole genome shotgun sequence genomic window carries:
- the HRH2 gene encoding histamine H2 receptor has protein sequence MDPCYNYTSSQKRMDFPLQLLVGSCLTILIVITLCGNIIVCLAVTLDRRLRSLTNCFIVSLAITDLLLGLLVLPFSAFYELTKEWPFGSTLCNIYTSLDVMLCTASILNLFMISLDRYFAVTTPLRYSQLVTPSRVTVGLVVIWTVSLMVSFLPIHLGWNTNGTAVQNTVPNCNKECTLEVNPVYGLVDALLTFYIPLVLMCITYYRIFKIAREQAKRINHTWCCSSNTPMPPMVKEHKATVTLAVVLGAFIVCWFPYFTVFTYRGMWGDSRVKGTPMSIVLWLGYANSALNPILYGTLNRDFRVAYQHLLHCWRTGGPRSSHLPRLQKAQSRGRRCRQGQGRQEGKPLKLEMKNGKGILLTDGALKSTGAFP, from the exons ATGGATCCGTGTTACAACTATACAAGCTCTCAAAAAAGGATGGACTtccccctgcagctgctggtcGGGTCCTGCCTCACCATCCTCATCGTGATCACTCTGTGCGGTAACATCATCGTCTGCCTGGCCGTCACCCTTGACCGCCGGCTCCGCAGCTTGACAAACTGCTTCATTGTCTCCTTGGCCATCACTGACCTGCTGCTGGGCCTCCTGGTGCTGCCATTCTCCGCCTTCTACGAACTCACCAAAGAGTGGCCCTTTGGCAGCACTTTGTGCAACATCTACACCAGCCTGGATGTCATGCTGTGCACGGCTTCCATCCTCAACCTCTTCATGATCAGCCTGGACCGCTACTTTGCTGTCACGACCCCACTCCGCTACAGCCAGCTGGTCACTCCCTCCAGGGTGACTGTGGGTTTGGTTGTTATTTGGACCGTTTCACTGATGGTCTCCTTCCTACCCATCCACCTGGGCTGGAACACCAATGGGACAGCGGTCCAAAACACAGTCCCTAACTGCAACAAGGAGTGCACGCTGGAGGTGAACCCTGTGTACGGGCTAGTGGATGCTTTGCTCACCTTCTACATCCCTTTGGTCCTCATGTGCATCACCTACTACCGGATATTCAAGATAGCAAGGGAGCAAGCCAAGAGGATAAACCACACgtggtgctgcagcagcaacacCCCCATGCCACCCATGGTGAAAGAGCACAAAGCCACCGTGACGCTGGCGGTGGTGTTGGGAGCGTTCATCGTGTGCTGGTTCCCCTATTTCACAGTGTTCACGTACCGGGGGATGTGGGGGGACAGCAGGGTGAAAGGCACACCCATGTCCATTGTCCTCTGGCTGGGCTATGCCAACTCAGCCCTGAACCCCATCCTCTACGGGACGCTCAACAGAGATTTCCGGGTGGCATACCAGCACTTGCTGCACTGCTGGAGAACTGGGGGCCCCAGGAGCTCCCACCTGCCTCGCCTCCAGAAGGCCCAGTCCaggggcaggaggtgcaggcagggccaaggcaggcaggagggcaaaCCCCTGAAACTGGAGATGAAGAATGGGAAGGGGATCTTGCTGACCGATGGAGCACTCAAGAG CACTGGAGCTTTCCCATGA